GGATCATCAAGCTGGTCGAGCGGGTCACCGTGCTGCGCGAGCCGATCGCCTGGCGCACCTGGTGGCGCGCGCCGCTGGCGCTGCCGGTGCTGTTTTACGCGCTGGTGCTGGTGCTGGCGACGCTCACCTCGGTGCAGCCCTGGGTGTCGTGGTGGGGCTCGTACCAGCGCGGCCAGGGCACCTACACCAATCTGTCCTACATCGCCCTGTTCGCGCTGATGGTTGCCAACCTGCGCACGCGCGCGCAGCTCGAGCGCCTGCTGACCACGATTCTGCTCACCGGCGTTTCGGTCTCGATCTACGGCCTGATCCAGCACCTGGGGCTCGATCCGCTGCCCTGGAAGGGCGATGTCGTATCGCGCATCTCGTCCACCATGGGCAACTCGATCTTTGTGGCAGCCTACCTGATCATGGTCGTGCCCTGGGTGCTCTACCGTCTGACACTGGCCCTGCGCGCGGCGCGACACGCGCCGCCGGCGGCGGGCGTGGCCGACGGGGCCTGGCTGGCCTGCTTCGCGCTGCTGCTGCTGAGCCAGCAGGCGCTGCTGCTAGGGCTGCTCAAGTTTATGGTGGCGGTGCGTCCGATCAACGGCAGCTTCGCCTACTGGTGGGTCTTTCCCGCCGGGCTGGCGCTGATCGCCGGCAGCTTCGCCCTGGTCAGCACGCGCCAGAGCCAACAGCCCGACCGGCGGCTGACGCTCGCGCTGATCGGTGGTGGCGCACTGTGGGCCACTGCGCTGCTGCTGCAGTACGCGGCCATGGCCGGGCGGCAGATCGCCGAAACGAGCACCCCAACCCAACGCGACTGGTGGGTCTGGCTGCTGCTGGGCACGGTGGGACTGCTGGGCACGCTCGCCGCCATGCTGGTGCTGCCGCGGCGCGCCCTGGCCGACTCGCGTCTGTTCATGCGCGGGCAGCTCGTCGGCTACAGCCTGGCACTGCTGGTGATCGTGCTGGCGATCTTCTTCTCGCAGAGTCGCGGTCCCTGGATCGGGGGCATGGTCGGCGTGGGACTGTTCGTGGTGTTGCTGCTGGCGCGGCTGATCCGCACCGGTCGGGCCGCGGGCTGGTCCACGCTACCACAGCTGCGGGCCCTGCTGTGGAGCGTGATCAGCCTGGGCGTGGTGCTGGCCGGCCTGCTGATCGCCTTCAATCTCTCCGACGCGCCGGTCTTTGAACGGCTGCGCCAGGTACCTTACCTGGGCCGCCTGGGCCGCCTGTTGGAAACCGAGAGCGGCACCGGCAAGGTGCGCGTGCTGATCTGGTTCGGCGACGGGCGGGGTGGCGGCGTGGCCGGTCTGCTGCGCGACAATCCCCTGCGCACGCTGACGCTGGGCCACGGCCCCGAAACGATGTTCACCGTCTTCAACCGCTACTATCCGCCGGAGCTGGCGCATGTCGAACAGCGCGGCGCGTCGCCCGACCGCTCGCACCAGGCGCTGCTCGACGAGCTGGTGACCAAGGGTGCGCTTGGCCTGCTCAGCTATTTCGTACTCTTTGGCAGCGCGGCGCTGCTGGCGCTGCGCCGGGTGTGGCGCGCACCGCAGTTCGACGGCCAAGTGCTGGCGATCGCCGCCTTGAGCACACTGGCCGCCCACTTCGTCGAGGTGCTGGTCGGCATTCCGATCGTTGCGACGCTGACGCTGCTGTGGATCACGCTGGGCATACTGGTGGTCGGTGAGCGCCTGGAGCTGCTGCCCACCGCCGATCAGCCGACGCCGGCGCCGAGCCCGGCGAGCGCGCCCGCCGTCCGTCAGCCACGTGGTCGGCGTGCCGGAACGGCGCGCGGTGCGCCCGCACGGGTGATCACCGGCCGACGCAGCCGCTGGTGGCCGGCCTATCCTCTACTGCTGCTGGCCGCGCTGGCCTTGAGCTGGCAGTGGAACCTGCGCAACAACTACGCCGACATGTTTCTCAACCGCGCGCAGTCGTTCACGCCGCGCAACCTGCAGGACGAAGCCTTTGCCTATCAGAATGTGCTGCGCGCGGTCGAGATCGCGCCGCGCCAGGATTACTACTACCTGCAACTCGGCAACGCGCTGCTGCGCCTGATCTTTCCCTACAAGCTCAGTGCCGAGGGCACGGCCAGCGCCGCGCCGCCGCGTCCCGATCAGCACCTGGCCGACCTGTTCGTGATCCGTCCGCCCGCGGCGCGCGCGCGCGACCGCAACAGCCAGCCGCTGGATGGCGAGACCGATCGCGTCTATTGGCTGTTGCAGGAGAACAGCGCGCAGCAGATGTTGCAATACGCCCATCTGGTGCTGGAGCGTGCCTTTGCGCTCAATCCGGGCAACAAGGATCACTCCGCCAATCTGGGACGCCTGCACGCGCTGTGGGCGCGCCGCGCCAACGGCGGCCAGCCGCATCTCGACCAGGCGATCGAGTGGTTCGAGGTCGCACGCCGCATCGCGCCCAACGACGCGGCGATCCTCAACGAACTGGCGACGACCTACGCCTATGCCGGACAGACCGCGCGCGCCGAGCAGCTCTTGCGCGAGTCGCTCGCGCTCGATCCGATCTATGCCGAAACCTATGCCCGCCTGGGCGAGCTCTACCGCGCCAACGGGCGGCTCCAGGAGGCCGCCGAGCAGTTTGCCCAGGCGGTGCGCTACAACCGCACCATTCTGGACAGCGATCAGCGCCAGCTCGAGCCGATCCTCGAGTCGCTGCGCGCCGATGAGCAGGCCTTGGCGACGCTGCGCGCGGCCTTCGAGGAGGCCAAGCAGCGCTACGATCAGCAACGCGCGGCGGCCAGTGCTGCCGGTCGCCGGCCACCCGCCGATCCGTTCTTTCTAACCCAACTGGCGCGCGTGCGCGCTGCCAGCGGCGACCTGCCGGGCATGCACGCCGCCTTCGAGGAGGCCCTGGCGCTCGATCCGGGCAACGTCGCCTACCGCCGCCTCTACACCATCGCGCTGAGCGACACGCAGCAGTACGATGCGGCGCTGGCGCAGGCCGAGCAGGCCAAGACGCTCGCCGAGCAGCAACAGCTCACCCAGTACGCCAGCGACCTGCAACAGTTGATCGACCTGCTGCGTCCGCGGGCGGGCGGCTGAGCGTCGGCAACGGAAGCAACCCATGCAACAGTTTTTGCTGATCTTCATCGTTGCGCTGGTCTTTTCGGTGGTGGGCACGCCGCTGGCGCGCCGGCTGGCGCTGGCCAGCGGCGTGGTGGACGTGCCCAGCGCGCGCAAGGTGCACCGCGAGCCGACACCACTGCTGGGCGGCGCGGCGATCTACCTGGCCTTTGTGTTGGCGCTGCTGTTTTTCGGCGGGCGCCA
This is a stretch of genomic DNA from Kallotenue papyrolyticum. It encodes these proteins:
- a CDS encoding O-antigen ligase family protein; translation: MAQRETTLSRWAERIIEGGWLLAAVFTPYFFNLLTARHFEPDKAMVLRSLVLVMLAAWIIKLVERVTVLREPIAWRTWWRAPLALPVLFYALVLVLATLTSVQPWVSWWGSYQRGQGTYTNLSYIALFALMVANLRTRAQLERLLTTILLTGVSVSIYGLIQHLGLDPLPWKGDVVSRISSTMGNSIFVAAYLIMVVPWVLYRLTLALRAARHAPPAAGVADGAWLACFALLLLSQQALLLGLLKFMVAVRPINGSFAYWWVFPAGLALIAGSFALVSTRQSQQPDRRLTLALIGGGALWATALLLQYAAMAGRQIAETSTPTQRDWWVWLLLGTVGLLGTLAAMLVLPRRALADSRLFMRGQLVGYSLALLVIVLAIFFSQSRGPWIGGMVGVGLFVVLLLARLIRTGRAAGWSTLPQLRALLWSVISLGVVLAGLLIAFNLSDAPVFERLRQVPYLGRLGRLLETESGTGKVRVLIWFGDGRGGGVAGLLRDNPLRTLTLGHGPETMFTVFNRYYPPELAHVEQRGASPDRSHQALLDELVTKGALGLLSYFVLFGSAALLALRRVWRAPQFDGQVLAIAALSTLAAHFVEVLVGIPIVATLTLLWITLGILVVGERLELLPTADQPTPAPSPASAPAVRQPRGRRAGTARGAPARVITGRRSRWWPAYPLLLLAALALSWQWNLRNNYADMFLNRAQSFTPRNLQDEAFAYQNVLRAVEIAPRQDYYYLQLGNALLRLIFPYKLSAEGTASAAPPRPDQHLADLFVIRPPAARARDRNSQPLDGETDRVYWLLQENSAQQMLQYAHLVLERAFALNPGNKDHSANLGRLHALWARRANGGQPHLDQAIEWFEVARRIAPNDAAILNELATTYAYAGQTARAEQLLRESLALDPIYAETYARLGELYRANGRLQEAAEQFAQAVRYNRTILDSDQRQLEPILESLRADEQALATLRAAFEEAKQRYDQQRAAASAAGRRPPADPFFLTQLARVRAASGDLPGMHAAFEEALALDPGNVAYRRLYTIALSDTQQYDAALAQAEQAKTLAEQQQLTQYASDLQQLIDLLRPRAGG